The sequence AGCAATTTCCCCAATGTTGCTCATGTCGTAATTATTCTGCAGTTTATACAAGTCCCCATTGTCTTTGTCCGTTGTGACTACCTTGTCGTCATTAACTGAACGACAATCATCTGActcttcattatttttgtcGAACGTGCTTGGTAATTGTGACAAAGCTCCACTTTTGGGCGTCGCAAATACATCCTCTAGTGCATCCACTTTGTTTACAGATGTTATGGAGGAATCCCTTGTATGAAACGATGCATTCGATATATTGCCATTCAAATTCGAGGATGAAGCTCTTCTTGGGTAATACGAACCAAAGTCCTGGTtttgtaaattttttattagatTCTCATTACTAGATTGGCGAGCATTATTTTTAAGTTCTACCACTGAAGGTTTGTTTTGGacattattgatattagCGTTATCACTCGAAGGgtctgaaaaaaaattcgcTCCTTCATCAGCAATAACAGGGACCATCTGATCATAAACACTGATTTGTCTTTTCGTTATGTGCTGTTGGGAGGATGACAGTGAGACATTGGAACTGTTGTTCATAC is a genomic window of Saccharomyces eubayanus strain FM1318 chromosome XI, whole genome shotgun sequence containing:
- the SKG1 gene encoding Skg1p, with protein sequence MANTTSVAVGCAVGIPIGVGIIVAVVFWFNLQKRYKEEEKNDKELERAIYDESGFVSFDNFGPLRDSKDDAGLTSAELKNPDHTSGSSEGSAHPEEKNDGKSQELEHPLAKKNSKYYVPAYRRKINLLQVRSNNYNNKAKQKSIVDLPSMNNSSNVSLSSSQQHITKRQISVYDQMVPVIADEGANFFSDPSSDNANINNVQNKPSVVELKNNARQSSNENLIKNLQNQDFGSYYPRRASSSNLNGNISNASFHTRDSSITSVNKVDALEDVFATPKSGALSQLPSTFDKNNEESDDCRSVNDDKVVTTDKDNGDLYKLQNNYDMSNIGEIAEEDQYENEFTNYSQSKREFIESLRPK